A genome region from Ursus arctos isolate Adak ecotype North America unplaced genomic scaffold, UrsArc2.0 scaffold_18, whole genome shotgun sequence includes the following:
- the DNAJB5 gene encoding dnaJ homolog subfamily B member 5, with amino-acid sequence MFKRTVLSCPSPAAPPLQARGAFRSFPHFWGEDFLASLMFKIQLEPLKLRAWTLNGFVKFRNKETSAGPVAVMGKDYYKILGIPSGANEDEIKKAYRKMALKYHPDKNKEPNAEEKFKEIAEAYDVLSDPKKRGLYDQYGEEGLKTGGGSSGGSSGSFHYTFHGDPHATFASFFGGSNPFDIFFASSRSTRPFSGFDPDDMDVDEDEDPFGAFGRFGFNGLSRGPRRAPEPLYPRRKVQDPPVVHELRVSLEEIYHGSTKRMKITRRRLNPDGRTVRTEDKILHIVIKRGWKEGTKITFPKEGDATPDNIPADIVFVLKDKPHAHFRRDGTNVLYSALISLKEALCGCTVNIPTIDGRVIPLPCNDVIKPGTVKRLRGEGLPFPKVPTQRGDLIVEFKVRFPDRLTPQTRQILKQHLPCS; translated from the exons atgTTTAAGCGCACAGTGCTCTCCTGCCCATCCCCAGCAGCACCCCCACTACAGGCCCGAGGAGCTTTCCGGAGCTTCCCACACTTCTGGGGAGAAGACTTCTTAGCCAGCTTGATGTTTAAAATTCAGCTGGAGCCCTTAAAACTTCGAGCGTGGACGCTGAATGGGTTTGTAAAGTTCCG AAACAAGGAGACAAGTGCTGGTCCAGTGGCTGTGATGGGAAAGGATTATTACAAGATTCTTGGGATCCCATCGGGAGCCAACGAGGATGAGATCAAGAAAGCCTATCGGAAGATGGCCTTGAAGTACCACCCAGACAAGAACAAAGAACCCAATGCTGAGGAGAAGTTTAAGGAGATTGCAGAGGCCTATGATGTGCTGAGTGACCCTAAGAAACGGGGCCTATACGACCAGTATGGGGAGGAAG GCCTGAAGACCGGCGGTGGTTCGTCGGGTGGCTCCAGTGGCTCCTTTCACTACACCTTTCATGGGGATCCCCATGCCACCTTTGCCTCCTTCTTTGGTGGCTCCAACCCCTTCGATATCTTCTTTGCCAGCAGCCGGTCCACTAGACCCTTCAGTGGCTTTGACCCAGATGACATGGATGTGGATGAAGATGAGGATCCATTTGGCGCCTTTGGCCGCTTTGGCTTCAATGGGCTGAGTAGGGGTCCAAGGCGAGCCCCAGAACCACTGTACCCTCGGCGCAAGGTGCAGGACCCACCTGTGGTGCATGAGCTGCGGGTGTCCCTGGAGGAGATCTACCACGGCTCCACCAAGCGCATGAAGATCACACGGCGGCGTCTCAACCCTGATGGGCGAACTGTGCGCACCGAGGACAAGATCCTGCACATTGTCATCAAGCGCGGCTGGAAGGAAGGCACCAAGATCACCTTTCCCAAAGAGGGTGATGCCACACCTGACAACATCCCTGCTGATATCGTCTTTGTGCTCAAAGACAAGCCCCATGCACACTTCCGTCGAGACGGCACCAACGTGCTCTACAGTGCGCTGATTAGCCTTAAGGAG gCGCTGTGTGGCTGTACTGTGAACATTCCCACTATCGATGGCCGGGTGATCCCATTACCCTGCAATGATGTCATCAAGCCAGGCACCGTGAAGAGACTCCGTGGGGAGGGCCTTCCCTTCCCCAAAGTGCCCACCCAGCGAGGAGACCTCATTGTCGAGTTCAAAGTTCGCTTCCCAGACAGATTAACACCACAGACACGACAGATCCTTAAGCAGCACCTACCCTGTTCCTAG